Proteins encoded by one window of Candidatus Cloacimonadaceae bacterium:
- a CDS encoding DNA adenine methylase: protein MNSIISWVGGKRLLRKKILPLIPKHDIYCEVFGGAAWILFGKSPDKEDWQTGTKSRYTEVYNDINGDLVNFWKYIKQHPEAFVTELNQYLVSREMFDTFAQHPPKTELERAIRFYFQLSCSYGSRSKNFCIMQGYKYMPLRNLEKVKAASERLKQVIIEKQDFEKIIARFDTPNTFFYLDPPYYTKEHLYDREDADAFTKHEELAAILKQIKGKFLLSYNNDPFIRTLYQGFTIDEVEAQYTVSGAFQTEIELLIRN, encoded by the coding sequence GTGAACAGTATCATCTCCTGGGTAGGTGGTAAGCGACTCCTCCGAAAGAAGATTCTGCCACTCATCCCCAAGCACGACATCTACTGTGAAGTCTTTGGTGGTGCTGCCTGGATACTATTCGGTAAATCTCCCGATAAGGAAGATTGGCAGACCGGAACCAAGAGCAGATACACGGAAGTCTATAATGATATCAATGGTGATTTGGTGAACTTCTGGAAGTACATAAAACAGCACCCTGAAGCGTTTGTTACGGAGCTTAACCAGTACCTCGTATCCAGAGAGATGTTCGACACGTTCGCCCAACACCCACCCAAAACCGAGCTTGAGCGAGCTATTCGCTTCTATTTTCAACTATCCTGCAGCTACGGATCAAGATCAAAGAACTTCTGCATCATGCAGGGCTACAAATACATGCCACTGCGGAATCTTGAGAAGGTGAAAGCTGCCTCGGAACGGCTTAAACAAGTGATCATCGAAAAGCAGGACTTTGAGAAGATCATTGCCCGCTTTGATACACCCAATACCTTCTTCTACCTCGATCCACCATATTATACAAAGGAGCATCTATACGACAGAGAAGACGCAGATGCCTTTACTAAACATGAAGAGTTGGCAGCTATCCTTAAGCAGATCAAAGGGAAGTTCCTGCTATCATACAACAACGACCCGTTTATCCGCACACTCTACCAGGGCTTCACTATTGATGAAGTCGAAGCGCAATACACTGTCTCCGGTGCTTTCCAGACTGAGATTGAACTGTTAATTAGGAACTAA